The Acinetobacter defluvii genome includes a region encoding these proteins:
- a CDS encoding malate dehydrogenase has translation MKQAVRVAVTGAAGQIGYSLLFRIASGEMLGKDQPVILQLLEVPFEKAQAALKGVMMELDDCAFPLLEGMIGTDDPKVAFKDADYALLVGSRPRGPGMERADLLKVNGEIFIGQGQALNEVASRDVKVLVVGNPANTNAYIAMKSAPDLPAKNFTAMLRLDHNRALTQLAQKANVAVSDIEHMTVWGNHSPTMYADYRFATVNGESLKDKINDAEWNKDVFLPTVGKRGAAIIEARGLSSAASAANAAIDHMRDWALGTNGKWVTMGIPSDGSYGIPEGVMFGFPVTTENGEYKIVQGLEIDEFSRERINHTLNELEEERAAVSDMVK, from the coding sequence ATGAAGCAAGCAGTTCGTGTTGCCGTTACTGGCGCTGCAGGTCAAATCGGTTACAGCTTATTATTCCGTATCGCTAGTGGTGAAATGCTTGGTAAAGACCAACCAGTTATCCTTCAATTATTAGAAGTTCCATTTGAGAAAGCTCAAGCTGCGCTTAAGGGCGTAATGATGGAATTAGACGACTGTGCATTCCCATTATTAGAAGGCATGATCGGTACTGATGATCCTAAAGTTGCATTTAAAGATGCTGACTATGCATTATTAGTGGGTTCACGTCCACGTGGTCCAGGTATGGAACGTGCTGATTTATTAAAAGTAAATGGTGAAATCTTCATCGGTCAAGGTCAAGCATTGAACGAAGTTGCAAGCCGTGACGTTAAAGTTCTTGTTGTAGGTAACCCAGCAAACACAAATGCTTACATCGCGATGAAATCTGCGCCAGATCTTCCTGCGAAAAACTTCACTGCAATGTTACGTCTTGACCATAACCGTGCGTTAACTCAACTTGCTCAAAAAGCGAATGTTGCAGTTTCAGATATTGAACACATGACTGTTTGGGGTAACCATTCTCCAACGATGTATGCTGACTACCGTTTTGCAACTGTAAACGGCGAAAGCTTAAAAGACAAAATCAACGATGCTGAATGGAATAAAGATGTATTCCTTCCAACAGTAGGTAAACGTGGTGCTGCGATCATCGAAGCACGTGGCTTATCTTCGGCTGCTTCGGCTGCAAATGCTGCGATCGACCACATGCGTGATTGGGCGCTTGGTACAAATGGCAAATGGGTGACAATGGGTATTCCTTCAGACGGTTCTTATGGTATTCCAGAAGGCGTAATGTTCGGTTTCCCTGTAACAACAGAAAACGGTGAATACAAAATCGTTCAAGGTTTAGAAATTGACGAATTCAGCCGTGAGCGTATCAACCATACGTTGAACGAGCTTGAAGAAGAACGTGCAGCAGTTTCTGACATGGTTAAATAA
- a CDS encoding DUF2789 family protein has translation MFDGQPTLELLFEQLGLDADQASMDQFIESHQLPEGVMMHQADFWSDAQRQFLSSHWQKDDEWAIVVDTLNELLSQNLQKNK, from the coding sequence ATGTTTGATGGACAACCGACATTAGAATTATTGTTCGAACAATTAGGTTTAGATGCTGATCAAGCATCAATGGATCAATTTATTGAATCTCATCAGTTGCCTGAAGGTGTGATGATGCACCAAGCAGATTTTTGGAGTGATGCACAGCGTCAGTTTTTAAGTAGTCATTGGCAAAAAGATGATGAATGGGCGATCGTGGTAGACACACTGAATGAACTATTGAGCCAAAATCTTCAGAAAAACAAATAG
- a CDS encoding DUF2789 family protein encodes MNNKPSLALLFSQLGLANSPAAIELYVRTHQLSANQNLHDAPFWNKSQRDFLISHLVQDDDWAMWIDELNQQLHMDAYKLQTA; translated from the coding sequence ATGAACAATAAACCATCTTTAGCGTTATTATTTTCTCAGCTCGGTTTGGCAAATAGTCCAGCTGCAATTGAGCTGTATGTGCGAACCCATCAACTGTCTGCAAACCAAAATTTACATGACGCACCATTTTGGAATAAATCACAACGAGATTTTTTGATTAGTCATTTGGTACAAGATGATGACTGGGCGATGTGGATTGATGAACTTAATCAGCAATTACATATGGATGCTTATAAGTTGCAAACAGCTTAA
- a CDS encoding 2OG-Fe(II) oxygenase translates to MEVIFLPKSWNVDQILDDLDQHGFAIIDNVYPTNYRQALVNECSSHLNEFREAGIQNGIVSNIRSDHILWINDNLNIAQHHIETLKQLSSTLNRAFYLGINDIEAHFACYNAGEFYALHRDNPQGKNGRMISAVYYLHEQWQENWGGQLHLQDKNNQWHNIQPKPNRIAMFQSDLLHEVIEAKHQRLSITAWLRSDQQLL, encoded by the coding sequence ATGGAAGTGATCTTTCTCCCAAAGTCTTGGAATGTTGATCAAATCTTAGATGATTTAGATCAACACGGTTTCGCCATTATTGACAATGTTTACCCCACAAACTATAGACAAGCGCTTGTAAATGAATGTTCTTCCCATCTGAATGAGTTCCGTGAAGCAGGCATTCAAAACGGTATCGTCAGCAATATTCGCAGTGATCATATTTTATGGATCAATGACAATCTAAATATTGCCCAACACCATATTGAAACCTTAAAACAACTTTCTAGCACACTCAACCGTGCTTTTTACTTAGGGATCAATGATATTGAAGCCCATTTTGCTTGCTATAATGCAGGTGAGTTTTATGCACTACATCGTGATAACCCACAAGGCAAGAATGGCAGAATGATCTCTGCTGTTTATTATCTGCATGAACAATGGCAAGAAAACTGGGGCGGACAACTTCATTTACAAGATAAAAACAACCAATGGCATAATATTCAACCTAAACCCAATCGTATCGCCATGTTCCAAAGTGATCTTTTACATGAAGTAATCGAGGCTAAACATCAGCGTTTATCTATTACTGCATGGTTACGTTCAGATCAACAACTGTTATAA
- a CDS encoding 23S rRNA (adenine(2030)-N(6))-methyltransferase RlmJ, with product MNYRHHFHAGNFADVMKHVLLLQILTRLNAKDKPYRYIDTHGGAGKYDLSSAPAQKSGEYLDGIHRLVKLDDSIKRNAPEGVKQYLKIVEDMRTASGKGAYPGSPWFALEAIRDMDKATIFEMQRDVFQQLYFNIRDKRAGLHERDAYEGLLGVIPPKEKRGLVMIDPPYELERKDFPQLVELLVAAYKKWPTGIFAVWYPIKDRAMIERFEKKMIKTGIRRQLVCEVCVWPDDTPVGLNGCGLLVINPPWKFSEDADEALQWLFPHLRMSENGGHAAVRWLVGE from the coding sequence ATGAATTACCGTCACCATTTCCATGCAGGCAACTTTGCTGATGTTATGAAACATGTGTTATTGCTGCAAATTTTGACACGTCTTAATGCCAAAGATAAACCCTATCGTTATATCGATACACATGGTGGTGCAGGTAAATACGATTTATCTTCTGCGCCCGCACAAAAATCTGGTGAATATTTAGATGGCATTCATCGCTTGGTTAAGCTCGATGATTCTATTAAACGTAACGCACCTGAAGGTGTAAAGCAATACCTTAAAATTGTAGAAGATATGCGCACAGCTTCAGGCAAAGGTGCATATCCAGGTTCGCCTTGGTTTGCGCTTGAAGCGATACGTGATATGGATAAAGCGACTATTTTTGAAATGCAACGTGATGTATTTCAACAGCTTTATTTTAATATTCGTGACAAACGTGCAGGCTTGCATGAGCGTGATGCCTATGAAGGTTTACTTGGGGTAATTCCGCCTAAAGAAAAGCGTGGTTTGGTCATGATCGACCCACCTTATGAGTTAGAGCGTAAAGATTTTCCGCAGTTGGTTGAACTTTTAGTTGCAGCTTATAAAAAATGGCCTACAGGTATTTTTGCAGTTTGGTATCCGATTAAAGATCGTGCCATGATTGAACGTTTTGAAAAGAAAATGATCAAAACAGGCATTCGTCGTCAACTGGTTTGTGAAGTATGTGTGTGGCCAGATGATACCCCAGTGGGACTAAATGGTTGTGGTTTGTTGGTCATTAACCCACCTTGGAAATTCTCTGAGGATGCGGATGAAGCATTACAGTGGTTATTCCCTCATTTACGTATGAGTGAAAATGGTGGACATGCTGCGGTACGCTGGTTAGTGGGCGAGTAA
- the pssA gene encoding CDP-diacylglycerol--serine O-phosphatidyltransferase: MTNINKPEQNTSSHDDHAFDGITFEVEEVEHTHEGEKVKRRGIYLWPNLITTAALLSGFYSIIASMNGDFTQAIYAIFLAALFDGLDGRVARAIGAQSAFGEQFDSLSDLLAFGVAPAILMYSWSLHDLGRIGLAACFVYTACAAFRLARFNVQIGVVDKRYFIGVASPLAAVMIISLVWVGRDFPYIFDLKDIAIQITNAVIIVAVGLLMISNIKYYSFKTVDRKRVPFFVLPIAVFILAAVTYNIPVGILIISIIYAISGFITTFLARKNAVS; encoded by the coding sequence ATGACAAATATAAATAAACCTGAACAGAATACTTCTTCACATGATGATCATGCTTTTGATGGTATTACTTTTGAAGTTGAAGAAGTAGAGCATACCCATGAGGGTGAAAAGGTGAAACGTCGCGGTATCTACTTGTGGCCAAATTTGATTACCACGGCTGCGCTTTTATCGGGCTTTTACTCGATTATTGCCAGTATGAATGGTGACTTTACGCAAGCGATTTATGCCATTTTTTTAGCTGCTTTATTTGATGGTTTAGATGGGCGTGTTGCGCGAGCAATTGGTGCGCAAAGTGCATTTGGTGAACAGTTTGACTCCTTGTCTGACTTGTTGGCATTTGGTGTAGCACCCGCGATTCTGATGTATAGTTGGAGTTTGCATGACTTAGGTCGTATCGGTTTGGCTGCATGTTTTGTTTACACTGCATGTGCTGCATTCCGTTTAGCACGTTTTAATGTGCAAATCGGTGTGGTGGATAAACGTTATTTTATTGGTGTTGCAAGTCCACTTGCTGCTGTCATGATTATTTCTTTGGTGTGGGTCGGACGAGATTTTCCATATATCTTTGACTTAAAGGATATTGCGATTCAAATCACCAATGCTGTAATCATTGTCGCTGTGGGCTTGTTAATGATTTCAAATATTAAATATTATTCATTTAAAACAGTAGATCGCAAAAGAGTGCCATTTTTTGTGTTACCAATTGCAGTATTTATTTTGGCGGCAGTCACTTATAATATTCCAGTAGGTATTTTGATTATTTCAATTATTTATGCAATTTCAGGATTTATAACGACTTTTCTGGCTAGAAAAAATGCAGTGAGCTAA
- a CDS encoding DUF6670 family protein, with amino-acid sequence MQLLMNLIDESKQLNQASFPLKLDYHPQRGRFKIIHQGLMIPDLPAPLHYLSFLSLIGQPNIPMLRNPSAIQTTALDTVTVISSCSANMAGHYARYSIENDCKFEPNFYQFANKETLQGDFPFFRLTRVDSELSLDLKIQTTPIISHFTKLKLGMFDHWSLLCHCQGNVIYKGQTYAIDGMGSFEYARAINIPYLPLCFFTYQIINLQNQRQLLLAQIRNNFNQIMQSRIYLRDAKTAQTEMFDENVYFKILRVYPKVKTPNHQEMYLPREFGWIFQNENRKIEIHAESRGDYKFGLAAGYVGSFKYCVNIDGIEETGESGYCEYIDCRPLKWQEKNHEEKKLDEMVNIVPCALKK; translated from the coding sequence ATGCAGTTGTTAATGAATTTGATCGATGAATCCAAACAGCTCAATCAAGCTTCATTTCCGCTCAAGCTTGATTATCATCCACAACGTGGGCGATTTAAAATTATCCATCAAGGCTTGATGATTCCAGATCTTCCTGCGCCATTACATTATTTAAGTTTTTTGAGTCTTATTGGGCAACCCAATATTCCTATGCTGCGTAATCCTAGTGCTATTCAAACAACAGCTTTAGATACAGTAACAGTGATTAGCAGTTGTAGCGCCAATATGGCAGGGCACTATGCACGTTATTCTATTGAAAACGACTGCAAGTTTGAGCCAAATTTTTATCAATTTGCCAATAAAGAAACGTTACAAGGTGATTTCCCATTCTTTCGGCTGACACGTGTAGATAGTGAGCTTAGTTTAGACCTTAAAATTCAAACTACACCGATTATTTCGCATTTTACTAAACTCAAATTAGGCATGTTTGACCACTGGTCTTTACTTTGTCATTGCCAAGGAAATGTGATTTATAAAGGGCAGACCTACGCAATTGATGGAATGGGTTCTTTTGAATATGCGCGTGCTATTAATATTCCATATTTACCACTGTGTTTTTTTACTTATCAAATAATTAACTTACAAAATCAACGTCAACTTCTTCTCGCACAGATTCGAAATAATTTTAATCAAATTATGCAATCTAGAATTTATCTTCGAGATGCAAAAACTGCTCAAACTGAAATGTTTGATGAAAATGTATATTTTAAGATTTTAAGAGTCTATCCAAAAGTTAAAACACCGAATCATCAAGAAATGTATTTGCCTCGAGAGTTCGGTTGGATTTTTCAGAATGAAAATAGAAAAATAGAAATACATGCAGAAAGTCGTGGGGATTATAAATTTGGTTTAGCAGCAGGTTATGTAGGGAGCTTTAAATATTGTGTGAATATTGATGGAATAGAAGAAACAGGCGAAAGTGGTTATTGCGAATATATTGATTGTCGTCCTTTAAAGTGGCAAGAAAAGAATCATGAAGAAAAAAAATTAGATGAAATGGTCAATATTGTGCCTTGTGCGCTCAAAAAATAG
- a CDS encoding AI-2E family transporter translates to MDEGKLWQRPLQIAVYLLLFVILLGWLLIIGQNFLLPIFIAVIVMYIVSTLTDWLGNLPLLNKTPAWFRRILVFIGFMISILGFSHILLTTGEQILATAPSYQHNLEKMIKQLSLKYGWAQDADWSVIQSFILEHLNMQNVISYMIGAVSYFTSMIVLILVYAMFLIAEKRQFAKKLSEAFPHGSAEKTQSLILVINQKIGDYLAVKTLINFILAVICWLILWIFGVEHAIFWALIIGILNYIPYIGSLLAVIFPVTLALVQFGSIQIVIVLTILLTIVQMYIGNVLEPKMIGKQINLSPFVVLVSLSLWSAIWGISGAILAIPLTSIIVIILKEFQSTQPFALLLVDKIYDENLKE, encoded by the coding sequence ATGGATGAAGGAAAGCTATGGCAACGTCCCTTACAGATTGCTGTCTATTTATTATTATTTGTGATTCTCCTTGGTTGGCTATTAATTATTGGTCAGAACTTTCTTTTACCAATTTTTATCGCTGTTATTGTGATGTATATTGTATCCACTTTGACCGATTGGCTTGGCAATTTACCTCTTTTAAATAAAACGCCTGCATGGTTTCGACGAATTCTTGTCTTTATTGGTTTTATGATTTCTATTTTAGGTTTTAGTCATATTTTACTGACCACTGGTGAGCAAATTTTAGCAACAGCACCTTCTTATCAACATAATTTAGAAAAAATGATTAAGCAACTTAGTTTGAAATATGGTTGGGCTCAAGATGCAGATTGGAGTGTGATTCAAAGTTTTATTCTAGAACATCTGAATATGCAAAACGTAATTTCATATATGATTGGTGCAGTCAGCTATTTTACGAGTATGATCGTTTTGATCTTAGTGTATGCGATGTTTTTAATTGCGGAGAAAAGGCAATTTGCAAAGAAGTTGAGTGAAGCTTTTCCTCATGGAAGTGCAGAAAAAACCCAGAGTTTGATTTTAGTGATTAATCAAAAAATTGGTGATTACTTAGCTGTTAAGACCTTAATTAATTTTATTTTAGCTGTAATATGTTGGTTGATTTTGTGGATATTTGGGGTGGAACATGCAATATTTTGGGCTTTAATTATTGGAATCTTAAATTATATTCCTTATATCGGATCTTTATTAGCTGTTATATTTCCAGTCACCTTAGCATTAGTTCAATTTGGTTCGATTCAAATTGTAATTGTTTTAACGATATTATTGACGATTGTTCAAATGTACATTGGTAATGTGTTAGAGCCTAAAATGATTGGTAAACAAATTAATTTATCTCCATTTGTTGTGCTTGTTTCCTTATCGTTGTGGTCTGCAATTTGGGGGATATCAGGTGCAATTTTGGCAATTCCTTTAACTTCTATCATCGTGATCATTTTAAAAGAGTTTCAGTCTACTCAGCCATTTGCGTTATTGCTAGTAGATAAAATCTATGATGAAAATTTAAAAGAGTGA
- a CDS encoding DEAD/DEAH box helicase, with the protein MTTLTQFLSRFSSGTIQRSLNYVKKIELASLDTHLENDRLDIEAQIEGTDWYETFIRVDLAKSKITDNECSCPVGFNCKHAAALARYYYDHQHERPFKKLHSNIDHFQQNITEHRTVRSSNHATHYTAKAWLDQFRQQLAVEKSKQTVSLPQLVYIFEPKKNSKKLQLVVNKVRRTKDGNISKTEHYTSYDNVPNGRLKVSAEDKNIFNHLYFFAKLNFNNTSVYNYPPTWDIAGIYQEQLKIVIEKGVCYSLNALNPALTWSEERFQLEFDWHSRPEQQTEKLKAKFLNAQQQEISAEHAKHIYIIYSHPLSYLDTSTQQVGALESSYSIEMLDELMNMPQMPLELLAEFEQVIQPYAIFEDLPQAQLAQSIETVTGQPKPILRFGGFPQYDRLAHMHDYAMAEIEFEYPSGRIKAGNADENIIVYYQSKSVRQQRDLQAEKQWIQQLKQSIPSFQNISKFSKNKRPAFDQVTENSVFCADPSDWIKQLIPENQLQYAGWQVEHTPDSLFNLLPTQNLQLSLNESEHSQDWFEVGATIQDQNGNSYDLIKLLSHLVMKMPIILEPEFFEQLDDDGYFMLNLGNGQPQLTLKVQEIKPILIYLKEILQSPESAGFDRYDAARLIDLGHTLGMPWHGSERLYQFAHKLNQSYQQQIATPEGFNGELRHYQQQGLAWLQFLRETEHGGILADDMGLGKTAQTLAHILMEKQAGHLDQCPALIIAPTSLMHNWRKEAEKFTPQLKVLVLHGQQRAEHFQEIENADIVLSTYPLLSRDEEQLLAHQYHLLILDEAQNIKNPRAKAAQVARQIQAKHRLCLTGTPMENHLGELWSLFYFIMPGFLYSQEVFNKKYRHPIEKNADLHMKNKLISRIKPFMLRRLKTEVAKELPEKTTIEVNIDMNAQQSKLYEAVRATMQKNIRDLIKAKGFNRSQIQILDALLKLRQVCCHPSLLKLEHLKNDHITSAKLEQLLEMVSNMVEEGRKILIFSQFTTMLQIIENELTQLQIKNVKLTGQTRKRDEVITAFQNGDVPVFLISLKAGGVGLNLTAADTVIHYDPWWNPAAEDQASDRAWRIGQDKPVFVYKLITNQSIEEKILALQNKKADLAKSVLSIDHENEIKLTETDILNLLD; encoded by the coding sequence ATGACGACTCTGACACAATTTTTATCTCGCTTTAGCTCTGGAACTATTCAACGTAGTTTGAATTATGTGAAAAAAATTGAATTGGCGAGTTTAGATACTCATCTTGAAAATGATCGCTTGGATATTGAAGCGCAAATCGAAGGCACTGATTGGTACGAAACCTTTATTCGGGTTGATCTCGCCAAAAGTAAAATCACTGACAATGAGTGCAGCTGTCCTGTTGGTTTTAACTGCAAACATGCTGCAGCATTGGCACGTTATTATTATGATCATCAACATGAAAGACCGTTTAAAAAGCTGCACAGTAACATCGATCATTTTCAGCAAAATATAACTGAACATCGCACAGTCAGATCCTCCAATCACGCCACCCATTACACCGCCAAAGCATGGCTAGATCAGTTCCGTCAGCAATTGGCTGTTGAAAAATCCAAACAAACCGTATCACTACCACAATTGGTCTATATTTTTGAGCCGAAGAAAAATTCCAAGAAGTTACAATTGGTGGTCAATAAAGTACGTCGTACCAAAGATGGCAACATCAGTAAAACAGAGCACTATACCAGTTATGACAATGTGCCCAATGGTCGCTTAAAAGTCTCGGCTGAAGACAAAAATATCTTTAATCATCTGTATTTTTTTGCCAAATTAAACTTCAATAATACCAGTGTATATAACTATCCACCGACATGGGATATTGCAGGCATTTACCAAGAACAACTGAAAATCGTGATTGAAAAAGGTGTTTGCTATAGTCTAAATGCATTAAATCCTGCACTCACATGGTCAGAAGAGCGTTTTCAGCTCGAATTTGATTGGCATTCACGTCCTGAACAACAAACTGAAAAATTAAAAGCCAAATTTTTAAATGCACAACAACAAGAAATCAGTGCTGAGCATGCCAAGCACATTTATATTATTTATTCACATCCCCTGAGTTATTTAGATACATCCACACAGCAAGTCGGTGCACTTGAGTCTTCCTACTCGATTGAAATGCTAGATGAATTGATGAATATGCCACAAATGCCGCTTGAGCTTTTAGCGGAATTTGAGCAAGTCATTCAGCCTTATGCTATTTTTGAGGATTTACCACAAGCACAGTTGGCACAAAGTATCGAAACTGTCACAGGACAACCCAAACCCATCTTACGTTTTGGCGGATTCCCACAATATGATCGTCTTGCTCACATGCACGATTATGCAATGGCGGAAATCGAGTTTGAGTATCCGAGTGGACGCATCAAAGCAGGCAATGCGGATGAAAATATCATTGTCTATTACCAAAGTAAATCTGTTCGCCAACAACGTGATTTACAAGCTGAAAAACAATGGATTCAGCAGTTAAAACAAAGCATTCCAAGCTTTCAAAACATCAGTAAATTCAGTAAAAATAAACGCCCTGCCTTTGATCAAGTCACTGAAAATTCAGTCTTTTGTGCAGATCCATCGGATTGGATCAAACAACTGATTCCTGAAAATCAATTGCAATATGCAGGTTGGCAAGTTGAACATACACCTGACAGTTTGTTTAATCTTTTACCAACGCAAAATTTACAACTCAGTTTAAATGAATCTGAACATTCCCAAGATTGGTTTGAAGTCGGTGCCACCATTCAAGATCAAAATGGCAATAGCTATGATTTGATTAAGTTATTATCCCATCTTGTCATGAAAATGCCGATCATTTTAGAGCCTGAGTTCTTTGAACAATTGGATGATGATGGCTATTTTATGTTGAATTTGGGCAATGGACAGCCGCAGCTCACACTTAAAGTCCAAGAAATTAAACCAATTCTGATTTATCTCAAAGAGATTTTACAATCCCCTGAGTCCGCTGGTTTTGACCGCTATGATGCAGCACGACTGATTGATTTAGGACATACTTTGGGTATGCCGTGGCATGGCTCGGAACGTCTATACCAATTCGCGCATAAACTCAATCAAAGCTATCAACAACAGATTGCGACACCTGAAGGCTTCAACGGCGAGCTACGACATTATCAACAACAAGGTTTGGCATGGTTACAGTTTTTACGTGAAACTGAACATGGTGGTATTTTGGCAGATGACATGGGTTTGGGTAAAACTGCACAGACTTTGGCACATATTCTCATGGAAAAACAAGCGGGTCATTTAGACCAATGCCCTGCTTTAATCATTGCACCCACCTCACTCATGCACAATTGGCGCAAAGAAGCGGAAAAATTTACCCCACAATTAAAAGTCTTGGTACTGCATGGGCAACAACGTGCAGAACATTTCCAAGAAATTGAAAATGCAGACATTGTCCTCAGTACTTACCCACTTTTAAGCCGAGATGAAGAACAGCTTTTAGCACATCAATATCATTTATTGATTTTAGATGAAGCACAAAATATTAAAAATCCACGTGCCAAAGCGGCACAGGTTGCACGCCAAATTCAAGCTAAACACCGTCTATGTCTGACAGGCACACCGATGGAAAATCATTTGGGTGAATTATGGTCATTGTTCTATTTCATCATGCCAGGCTTTTTATATAGTCAGGAAGTATTTAATAAAAAATATCGTCATCCTATTGAAAAAAATGCCGATCTTCATATGAAAAATAAGCTGATTTCACGAATTAAACCCTTTATGTTACGGCGTTTAAAAACAGAAGTTGCCAAAGAACTCCCTGAAAAAACCACGATTGAAGTCAACATTGACATGAATGCACAGCAATCGAAATTGTATGAAGCTGTACGTGCCACAATGCAAAAAAATATTCGTGATCTGATCAAAGCAAAAGGCTTTAACCGCAGTCAGATTCAGATTTTGGATGCCTTATTAAAATTACGTCAGGTCTGTTGTCATCCGAGTTTGTTAAAATTAGAGCATCTTAAAAATGACCATATTACTTCTGCCAAACTTGAACAATTACTTGAAATGGTCAGTAATATGGTGGAAGAGGGTCGTAAAATTCTGATTTTTTCTCAATTCACGACGATGCTACAAATCATTGAAAATGAACTCACTCAACTGCAAATTAAAAATGTCAAACTCACAGGACAAACCCGAAAACGTGATGAAGTCATTACCGCATTCCAAAACGGTGATGTGCCTGTGTTCTTGATCAGCTTAAAAGCAGGTGGTGTTGGCTTGAACCTCACTGCTGCGGATACCGTGATTCATTATGACCCTTGGTGGAACCCTGCAGCTGAAGATCAGGCCTCGGATCGTGCATGGCGCATTGGACAAGATAAACCTGTATTTGTGTATAAATTAATTACTAATCAAAGCATTGAAGAGAAAATTTTAGCTTTACAAAACAAAAAAGCAGATTTAGCAAAATCTGTTCTAAGTATAGATCATGAAAATGAAATAAAACTCACAGAAACAGACATTCTTAATCTTCTTGATTAA
- a CDS encoding acyl-CoA dehydrogenase family protein, with translation MNPNPIYYTPQHFEFADTVRKFVQKELMPYVNEWEESETFPKVLYKKAADIGLLGLGFDENYGGIAGTDAFHILLSSIELAKTGSGGLCASLLSHSIGAPPINHFASSEIKESVLTQILAGEKISALAITEPTGGSDVAALKTAAVRDGEDYILNGEKTFITSGIRADYYTVAVRTDPEAKGPNGISMILVDAHSEGISKSKLDKMGWWASDTAHLHFDNVRVPTKNLLGAENMGFLVIMNNFNMERFFLAASSYGFALTCYEEALEWAKERKTFGKRLVDHQVVRHKLVDMATRLTTTLALLEDTAYRLGQPELQGNELIAQICMLKNVATQTMQFCADAAVQTLGGMGFMRGTKSERIYRDVKVNMIGGGAEEIMKDLASRQLGY, from the coding sequence ATGAATCCAAATCCAATTTATTACACTCCACAACATTTTGAATTTGCTGACACTGTGCGTAAATTTGTACAAAAAGAATTAATGCCTTATGTGAATGAGTGGGAAGAATCAGAAACATTTCCGAAAGTGCTTTACAAAAAAGCCGCAGATATTGGATTACTTGGATTAGGTTTTGATGAAAATTATGGCGGTATCGCAGGTACAGATGCTTTTCATATTTTATTATCGTCGATTGAACTTGCTAAAACAGGTTCAGGTGGTTTGTGTGCATCCTTACTTTCACACTCGATTGGTGCGCCCCCCATCAATCACTTTGCTTCGTCTGAAATTAAAGAAAGCGTACTCACACAAATTTTGGCGGGTGAAAAAATTTCTGCTTTGGCAATTACTGAACCCACAGGAGGATCAGATGTTGCAGCGTTGAAAACCGCAGCTGTGCGTGATGGGGAGGATTATATTTTAAATGGTGAAAAAACATTTATCACTTCGGGAATACGTGCCGATTATTATACTGTTGCGGTACGTACTGATCCTGAAGCCAAAGGACCAAATGGTATTTCCATGATTTTGGTAGATGCACATAGTGAAGGCATTAGTAAATCCAAACTGGATAAAATGGGGTGGTGGGCATCGGATACTGCACATTTACATTTTGACAATGTCCGAGTGCCTACAAAAAACTTATTGGGTGCAGAAAATATGGGTTTCCTTGTGATTATGAATAACTTTAACATGGAACGTTTTTTCCTTGCAGCCAGTAGTTATGGTTTTGCACTCACGTGTTATGAAGAAGCTTTGGAATGGGCAAAAGAGCGTAAAACTTTTGGTAAGCGTCTGGTCGATCATCAAGTGGTACGGCATAAATTGGTTGATATGGCCACTCGTTTAACCACAACCTTGGCATTGCTTGAAGATACAGCTTATCGTTTGGGGCAGCCTGAGTTGCAAGGTAATGAGTTGATCGCACAGATTTGTATGCTTAAAAATGTTGCAACACAAACCATGCAATTTTGTGCCGATGCTGCGGTACAAACGCTTGGTGGTATGGGCTTTATGCGAGGGACAAAGTCGGAGCGTATTTACCGTGATGTGAAAGTAAATATGATCGGTGGTGGCGCTGAAGAAATTATGAAAGATTTGGCGAGTCGTCAGTTGGGGTATTGA